One genomic window of bacterium includes the following:
- a CDS encoding MFS transporter, with product MGLKITSTVKDTLTEEEVRTGLRAVVLEGLTSQAVGTLTGGVFLIAFALKLGASNMMVGFLAAVLPLAQLLQIPSVYLVEKYRNRRAITVYSLILNRIALLFIALIPFLFSYKIGLIFLVAAMAVNSSFGAISVCSWNPWMRDLIPQSQLGAFFSKRLSLAMAVSVPLSLAAGFYLDYGKRFFPRYEVQSYSLLFFFAFLISIAGIYLLAITPEPRMAITEEKSKFSRLILEPFKDSNYRNLILCLGLWSFAVNLAIPFFTVYMLKVLQLNMSLVMALTALSQVLNVAFLRTWGKLSDLFSYKSVLSINGLLFMACTLAWTFTTMPGKHLLTLPLLVVIHIFTGISMAGYVLAADNIALKLAPKEKATAYLAAKNLTNSLAAALAPITGGKFVDFFAQYEFSWSLKSINSMNDHACQILNFQHLDFFFFFAFLIGLYSIYRLTMVRESGETKGRIVLRELRSEMEDAVRSAVQFPLFIAQTLLSRRRYEPVAVEEGSMPSSDSDD from the coding sequence ATGGGACTAAAGATTACATCCACCGTCAAAGATACCTTAACTGAGGAAGAAGTTCGGACCGGACTAAGAGCGGTTGTTCTTGAGGGCTTGACCAGCCAGGCTGTGGGCACGTTAACCGGAGGTGTTTTTTTAATCGCCTTTGCCCTGAAGCTCGGGGCTTCGAACATGATGGTCGGTTTTTTGGCCGCTGTTCTTCCATTGGCACAACTGCTTCAGATCCCTTCAGTATATCTGGTTGAAAAATATCGGAACCGGCGAGCGATTACCGTATATTCCCTCATCTTGAACAGGATAGCCTTACTGTTCATTGCCTTAATTCCTTTCCTCTTTTCTTATAAAATCGGATTGATCTTCCTTGTGGCAGCCATGGCTGTCAATTCATCCTTCGGCGCGATTTCGGTGTGCAGTTGGAACCCCTGGATGCGTGACCTTATCCCCCAGAGCCAATTAGGGGCTTTTTTTTCAAAGCGGCTGAGCCTGGCTATGGCTGTGAGTGTCCCTTTAAGCCTGGCTGCCGGATTCTATCTTGATTACGGGAAACGGTTCTTTCCGAGGTATGAAGTACAGAGCTATTCACTGCTTTTTTTCTTCGCTTTTCTGATCAGTATTGCAGGGATCTATCTTCTGGCCATAACCCCTGAACCCCGCATGGCCATAACAGAGGAGAAATCAAAATTTTCCAGATTGATTCTGGAGCCATTCAAGGATTCTAACTATAGAAACCTGATCTTATGTCTGGGCTTATGGAGTTTCGCCGTCAATCTGGCGATTCCCTTTTTTACGGTCTACATGCTGAAAGTGCTGCAACTGAATATGTCATTGGTTATGGCTCTTACGGCCCTGAGCCAGGTACTGAACGTTGCTTTTTTAAGAACCTGGGGAAAGCTGTCAGACCTTTTCAGCTACAAATCGGTCCTGAGCATCAATGGGCTCTTGTTCATGGCCTGTACCCTGGCCTGGACTTTTACCACCATGCCGGGAAAGCACCTGTTAACCCTGCCCTTGTTGGTGGTTATCCATATCTTTACCGGCATCTCCATGGCCGGTTATGTTCTGGCTGCGGACAATATTGCCCTGAAGCTGGCCCCCAAGGAAAAAGCCACCGCTTATCTGGCTGCCAAGAACCTCACCAATTCCCTGGCAGCCGCTCTTGCTCCCATCACGGGCGGTAAGTTTGTCGATTTCTTTGCCCAGTATGAATTTTCCTGGAGTCTGAAATCCATAAATTCCATGAATGATCATGCCTGTCAGATCCTGAACTTCCAACATCTGGATTTTTTCTTTTTCTTCGCCTTCCTGATCGGCTTATATTCCATCTACCGGCTGACCATGGTCAGAGAATCCGGAGAAACCAAAGGGAGGATTGTGCTCCGTGAGCTGAGATCAGAGATGGAAGATGCCGTCAGGAGTGCAGTCCAGTTTCCCCTGTTCATTGCTCAGACTCTCTTGAGCAGGCGCAGATACGAGCCAGTAGCTGTCGAGGAAGGATCAATGCCTTCCAGTGACTCTGATGATTAG
- a CDS encoding pyridoxine 5'-phosphate synthase, producing MPRLGVNIDHVATIREARKTVYPDPITAAMIVELAGAHGIVVHLREDRRHIQDRDLLLLRQIIQTKLNLEMAASDEIIDIALKVKPNKVTLVPERREELTTEGGLDVVGNEKRIAETIKRLNAGGIPVSLFIEADSEQIKCSKQVGAEAVEFHTGTYADAKNETDQNKELARLKKSAEEAQDHRLIVHMGHGLHYQNVAPVTRIEGIDEFNIGHSIIAKAVLVGLHQAVREMLELIR from the coding sequence ATGCCGAGATTAGGGGTAAATATCGATCATGTAGCTACCATTCGAGAAGCACGCAAGACAGTTTATCCTGACCCGATCACAGCCGCGATGATCGTTGAGCTTGCAGGTGCTCATGGAATTGTAGTCCATCTGAGGGAAGACAGAAGACATATTCAGGATAGGGATTTACTGCTCCTCAGGCAAATCATCCAAACCAAATTGAACCTGGAAATGGCCGCTTCGGATGAAATTATCGATATAGCCTTAAAGGTTAAACCGAATAAAGTAACCCTTGTACCTGAACGGAGGGAGGAGCTTACCACAGAAGGAGGATTGGATGTTGTCGGCAACGAAAAACGTATTGCAGAGACCATCAAAAGACTGAATGCCGGTGGCATCCCTGTCAGCCTTTTTATTGAAGCTGATTCAGAACAGATAAAATGCAGTAAGCAGGTTGGTGCAGAAGCTGTAGAATTTCACACCGGTACTTATGCTGATGCAAAAAACGAAACCGACCAGAATAAAGAATTAGCCCGCCTGAAAAAATCAGCAGAAGAGGCGCAAGATCATAGACTGATTGTACATATGGGACACGGTTTGCATTACCAGAACGTTGCTCCTGTTACGAGGATTGAGGGTATCGATGAATTTAATATTGGACATTCTATTATTGCAAAAGCGGTTCTCGTTGGTTTACATCAAGCTGTACGAGAAATGTTAGAGCTGATCAGGTAA